The genomic DNA GCCGGCCTGGCTGGGCCAGGTGGTGGACTCCTACCTCCGGATCCGCGGTGATCGTCTCTACGAGTTGGCCAAGCGCCACCAGGCGTCCCTCGTGGGTGACCTCATGGCTCAAGTCGTCGCGGCCGTTGGCGGCCGGACCCCCGAGAGTCGTCCAGACCCAGTCAGACAGCTGGCCCAGGCAGCGCACCTGCTCAAGCCGGCGATGCGTCGGCCTCGGCCGCGCCAAGACTCTCAGCTTTTCCTCCTCTGACGGCCGCCGCCCGCCGGGTGCAAGGCTCGTGCAGACCCCTTGCATCCGCCATCTGGCGCCCTGCAAACGTTTACCGAACCTTCGCAAATCCGGCCATTTTCGGCCAAAGTTTACCAAACCTCGCGATTCTGGACTTCGCCGTTGTAAAGCGTTGATTTCCGGCGCTTTCCGGTGGAATTCGGCGGATTCCGGCCCTTACCCGACCTCGCTCGAAGACTCAACGACCCAGGGGGGCTGTCTGGTCGCCCCCCTCCCCGAGGCCGAGCGCCAGCGGGATCATGCCCGCAATCATTGCGCAGCTGGTCATGAGGATCGCCCGCAGCCGTTCCCGCGCACCCTGCACCGCCGCCTCGGCGCGGTCGGCGCCCGCGGCCCGCGCCATCTCGGCGAAGGTGACGAGCAGGATCGAGTTCGCCACCGCCACGCCAACGGCCATGATGGCCCCAATGGCGGACTGGAGGTTCAGCGTGGTGCCGGTCATCCACAGCATCAGGACCACTCCGGCAAGAACCGCCGGAACCGTGGACACCACCGCCAGCGCCAGCCGGAGCGACTGGAAGTTTGCGGCCAGCAGGAGGAAAATCGTGAGGATGGCGAGGACGATGCCGGAGCGAAAACCATCCAGCAGCTCCTGCAATGGCACCACCTGGCCCCGGAGATCCACCCGGGTTCGCGCCGGCGGCGACCCGAGTCCGGCGAGTGCCGCAGTGATCTCCTTGTTGACATCGCCGAGGCTCGTCCCGTGGAGGTTGGCGGTGACGCTGACCACCCGCGCCATATTGTAGCGCTCGTACTGCCCGACGGCGGTGCCCGGCGTGACGCTGGCCACATTGCGGAGGAGCGTGGAGCGTCCGTCGCCGCCGGCGATCGGGACGTTCCTCAAATCCTCCAAGGACGCGGTTTCGGTCTGCGGGATCTGGACCTGGACCGAGAACGCGATGCCCGAACCCGGATCCGCCCAGTACACCGGCACGGTGAAGCGGCTGGAGGTCGTTGCCGCCACCAGGGAGCGGGTCACGTCGCTCATATTCACGCCCAGGAGGCCCGCCCGTTCGCGGTTGACATCCACCTCCACCGTTGGGAAATCGAGGGATTGCGCAATCTGCACATCCCGCAGGGCCGGGATCCCGCGGAGCCGCGTGGCAACCTTCTCCGCAAACTCCCGGTTGGCCGGGAGGCTTGGGCCGCTCACCGCCACCTCAACGGGCGTCGCCGACCCAAAACTCATGACCCGGCTGACAATGTCGCTCGGCTCGAACGAGACCCGAAGCTCCGGGAGCTGCGCCGCAAACGCACTGCGCAGCCGCTCCCGCAGCTCGGGGATTGGGATCCGGGCTTCCGGCCGGAGCTGGATGGACAGATGTGCCTCCTCAGGGCCGCCATTCCAGAGATGGATCAGGTTCACCGGATAGTTCGGTGCATGCACCCCGGCCAGTCCCAGCGTCAGGGCCACGTTGTCCGGACCGGCCTCCCTCCCGATCAGGTCGAGGGCTTGAAGGGCGAACTGTTCCGTGACCTCGACGCGCGTTCCTGCTGGAGCCCTCAGGCGCAGGGCGAGCTGGCCGGAATCCACGGTCGGGAAGATCTCCGTTCCGAGCCGGCGGCCTAGCCCCACCACCACACCGAACGTCAACCCCAGGTAAACGGGGAGGAGCCCATGGCGGAGCCGGACCACGCCGCGCAGCAGGCTCCCATACGCCGTCAGCACCCCGGCAAGTCCACCGCGGTCCGGCGGTTGCGGCTCCGTCGGATGCGTTCCGCCACCCGGAGGACCCGGACGGCGGAGCCACCAGATGCTGAGCACCGGAACCAGGGTGCTGGAGAGCAGGAATGACGCGATCATCGAAAACCCCACCGCCAGGGCGAGGGGCACGAAAAGGGACCGGGCGGCCCCCTGCATGAAGACCGCCGGGAGGAACACCGCAAGAACGCAGAGCATGGCCAGAAGCCGCGGCAATGCCGTTTCACGCGTCGCCTCAAGGGCCGCCCGGGCCACGGACGCGCCCCGGTGCAGATGGGTATGGATGTTCTCCACCGTCACCGTGGCCTCGTCCACGAGAATTCCCACGGCGAGGGCGAGTCCGCCAAGCGTCATCAGGTTGATGCTCTGTCCGCTGACCCAAAGCGCCATCGAGGCCGCGAGGAGCGCCAGGGGAATGTTGATCACCACGATGAAGGCGCTCCGCCAGTCGCGCAGAAACAGCAGCACCATCAGGCCGGTCAGGACGGCGCCGACCGCACCCTCCTTGATCAGGTCCCGGATGGACCGCCGGACCACCGGCGACTGGTCAAATTCATAGGTGACCTCGATGTCCTCCGGCACCACGGACTGAAATTGCGCAAGATTCTTGCGGACGAGCTCCACCACGGAAAGCGTCGAGGCGTCCGCGCGCTTGGTGACCGGCAGGTATACCGTGCGCCGGCCGTTCACCAGGGCATAGCTGGTGACCAGGTCGCTGCCGTCCTCGACGGTTGCCACATCGCGCAGAAACACTCCCGCGCCTCCTTTGACACGAAGCGGAACCGCCTCCAGGTCCCTGATGTTCCGGACCACGGCGTTGACCGGTACCAGCGGATAGTGGTCCCCCAGGTTCATGTTGCCCGAGGGACTCACCAGATTGGCCTGGGTTAATGCGGTGACGATCTCGTCCGGTGTCACGTTGTAAGCCCGCATCCGGTCCGGCTTCACATTCACCAGGATCGTCCGGGCGCTGCCGCCGAAGGGGGGCGGCGCGGAAACCCCGGGAAGGGTCGCGAAGAGCGGCCGCACCAGGTTCAGGGCCGCATCCTGCATCTGCCCCACGGTCCGACTGACGTTGGTCGTCGAGAACACCAGATAGCCGACGGGCACGCTTCCAGCGTCGAAGCGGGTCACGAACGGCCCGGGCGTTCCCGGCGGCATGAAGGCGCGCGCCCGGTTGACGTAGGCCACCGTCTCGGCCATCGCGGACGCCATGTCCGTACCGGGGTGGAATTGAAGCTTCATCAGGCTGGCGCCCTGGATGGATTTCGACTCCACGTGCTCGATGCCGGTGATGTAGAGGAAGTGGTATTCGTAGTAGTAGGTGAAATACCCCTCCATCTGCGCCGGATCCATACCGCCATAGGGCTGGGCCACGTAAATGGTTGGAATGCCCAGCGGCGGGAACACGTCGCGGGCCATGCGCGTCAGGGCAAACGAGGCCCCGAGGATCACGGCCACCACCAGAACCATCACCGAAAGCGGCCGGCGCAGGGCAACGTGGAGGACGGAATGCATGTCGCGAAAGGCCGGGGTGGCTCTGACAGCACAGCCTGCGGTGCCTTCGGGAACTATGTTGAGGAAACCCCCCGGCCAACCCCACCGCAGAATCCTGAAGATTTCTTCAGGAACCTCCGCGATCC from Verrucomicrobiia bacterium includes the following:
- a CDS encoding efflux RND transporter permease subunit, yielding MHSVLHVALRRPLSVMVLVVAVILGASFALTRMARDVFPPLGIPTIYVAQPYGGMDPAQMEGYFTYYYEYHFLYITGIEHVESKSIQGASLMKLQFHPGTDMASAMAETVAYVNRARAFMPPGTPGPFVTRFDAGSVPVGYLVFSTTNVSRTVGQMQDAALNLVRPLFATLPGVSAPPPFGGSARTILVNVKPDRMRAYNVTPDEIVTALTQANLVSPSGNMNLGDHYPLVPVNAVVRNIRDLEAVPLRVKGGAGVFLRDVATVEDGSDLVTSYALVNGRRTVYLPVTKRADASTLSVVELVRKNLAQFQSVVPEDIEVTYEFDQSPVVRRSIRDLIKEGAVGAVLTGLMVLLFLRDWRSAFIVVINIPLALLAASMALWVSGQSINLMTLGGLALAVGILVDEATVTVENIHTHLHRGASVARAALEATRETALPRLLAMLCVLAVFLPAVFMQGAARSLFVPLALAVGFSMIASFLLSSTLVPVLSIWWLRRPGPPGGGTHPTEPQPPDRGGLAGVLTAYGSLLRGVVRLRHGLLPVYLGLTFGVVVGLGRRLGTEIFPTVDSGQLALRLRAPAGTRVEVTEQFALQALDLIGREAGPDNVALTLGLAGVHAPNYPVNLIHLWNGGPEEAHLSIQLRPEARIPIPELRERLRSAFAAQLPELRVSFEPSDIVSRVMSFGSATPVEVAVSGPSLPANREFAEKVATRLRGIPALRDVQIAQSLDFPTVEVDVNRERAGLLGVNMSDVTRSLVAATTSSRFTVPVYWADPGSGIAFSVQVQIPQTETASLEDLRNVPIAGGDGRSTLLRNVASVTPGTAVGQYERYNMARVVSVTANLHGTSLGDVNKEITAALAGLGSPPARTRVDLRGQVVPLQELLDGFRSGIVLAILTIFLLLAANFQSLRLALAVVSTVPAVLAGVVLMLWMTGTTLNLQSAIGAIMAVGVAVANSILLVTFAEMARAAGADRAEAAVQGARERLRAILMTSCAMIAGMIPLALGLGEGGDQTAPLGR